A window of Thermoproteus sp. genomic DNA:
CTCCTCGAGCCTCTGCCTCAACTCCTGAATTGTAGATCTACATTCCTTCAGCTCGTTTTGAAGCTCTACTAGTTTAGTATTGGAGACGAACCACTCGACTATAGGCTCCCCAAAGCTCAACTTCCCGCCCTCAACCTTGGCCTCAACAGATATTCTGATTATATCCAGTTTGCCTACGCCCATCTTAGTCAGCTTTTCGTACAGAGCTTTATTCAGCTCGGCGACCGCCCTCAATATCTCCTCCTGCTTTACCATGTTCTTAAACGCGGCGAAAGTGGCTCTGCGGAGCTTGTCAGCATATCGAGCGGCCACTATGACTCCAGTACGTATCTCGACGACATTTCCGCCCTTGACTAATACTCCGCCATAAAGCGCCGATTGCTCTTCAGCTTTCTCTAGGTCTCTTTCTATGTTTTCAACAGGTTTCCAGCTCATGATATTAATGTACCCCTTAATATATTTATCTTAAACGTTAAAAAGGGGATTTTATCGTCTTAATCCATGGCGAAGATGGTGGTAAGCCTTTCCGTAACTCCTCTAGGCACAGGCTCAACGCACCTCTCGGCCTACGTCAGAGCCGCCACAGAAGTCTTAAGGGAAATGGGCATCAAGTACAGAACGGGGGCCGGATTCACCGATATAGAACTCGACGACTATTCCACCCTAGCTGAAATCTTGAAGAAAATAGAGGAGAAGCTGACGGCCATGGGCGTAAGGCGTGTTGACTTCATAATTAAAATAGATAGGCGGATGGACGAAGAGCTCAGTATAGAGGGAAAAATATCGAAAGTCGAAAGGCGCCCGTAAAGACCAGAAACGCAGTCCTACTTATTTCTAGCAAATAGCCCAATACGTCGCCGTTGGCGCCGCCGAGATGTTTATACGCTATATAGTACAACAGAAAAGACGAGAACAAGGCCAACAACGCTGATGGGTACAACAAAATCGTTATAGCCAACGCCGGCAGGACTAAAGGCCATTTGCCCGCAGAAGAACGGATAAAAGAAGAGCCGAGGCCCTCCTTGAACGGCCGCGAGAAGCCTGCTAGTAAAACAACAAGCGACTTCGAGAAGATCTCTCCCAATAGTAGTTGCCATGGGCTTTTTAGGTACGCCGTGGAGAGAAGGACTGAAGCCACAACGGCGAAAATTCCGGCAGTACCTCTCCGAGGGTCTTCCAGTACGGCCCTGGCCTTCTCCCTATCTCTAACCATTAGGGCATCGGCGGTATCGGCCAGACCATCCAGATGGTTCAAGCCGGTCAGTAGGAGTAAGATCAAATACGAGACGAGGGGCCCCATCGCCGTGAAGGCCAAGGCGGAGATTCCACCCACTATGGGCGCCACCACATAGGGCAGAGCCCAGGCGCAGGAAAAGTCTAGATCGGCCTTGGCTGGCACCACCGTGAAGAAGGCGATCAGCGATTTGAGGCAACGCATAGGGCCTTTATCAATATGTCGTTTTCCTCCCTCCCCTTTATCGACACCCTAGAGAGGCCGGCCAGGCCCAAATCGTCGAGAGGCCTTATTTTGACCACGTCTGTTCTGCCTCTAATTATAAAGAAGTGCAACGGCGATTTAAACACATCTACACATTTAGAGAGCGCGTCTTGCACTCTAGGGCTCTCCGCCGACACGTATTCTCGCGTAGCCGCTCTATGGCCCCTCAACGCCTCAGAGCCTATATGATACACGGCGTAGTCCGCTATGGAGTTAACCCGCCAGGGCGGCTTCAAGTCCGGATCTATATCGCCCAAAATCGCGCCGAGCCTCAAGCCAGGAACTGCTAATATCTTGCCATAAGACTTGACTACCAACACGTCAGGAGCCGCCGATTCCTCCTCTACAAAATCCAAAAAGGATTCATCTACAATCAGGCTCGCACCCCGCAGAGACAGAGCTCTATTTAGCTCTAATACTTGGTCGCGGCGAAACAAAGCGCCTGTGGGGTTGTTGGGATTACACAGGATAAGTACATCTCTAGGCTCTGCCCTTCTCACCAATTCTCCTAACTCTCCTCTGACTACCTCCAAGCCGAACGCCCGCGCGATGCGGACGTAGTCGCTGTAGGTGGGCCAGGGCAGTAGAAGCCTCTTGGGCCTAAGCGACGACAAGGCAACTTCAAGAGCCTCCGTGGCTCCATTGAACAACGTCACGTTAACGCCTTCATATTCCGAAAGGACTTCCTCAGCCAAATTTGCAGGGAACTTTAGGTATACCTTCCTCTCCACAGCCTCGCGTATGAGCTCTATGAGTCTCTGTGGAGGTCCCAGCGGGTTTAAATTATCACTGAAGTCTAATACCTCCCGCTCGGCCCAAGACGTACCTCCATGCACAAAAGGAAAAACAGCCGATTATTTATAGCCGAATAGATTCGCCAAATAGCTCTGCTCCCAATTGTCCTTAGCTAGAGTGTAGTCCCTCTTGGGCTCCGGATCTTTTGTCGGCTTCGGCGGCTGGCTAGTGAAGTCGAGACCGAACCTCACCGAAAGGGTCTCTAGCCTGCCTTCCGGATTGCCTACGTAGGCCCAGCCAACGAAGGCATATTGAACCGACGCCCTATAGGGCAGGCCCTCCATTTCCAGTATCTTATTTGCGGCGAACAGCGCGCTCTCGAAGGCTATTTCTTGGTTCTTGGGGAACGGCAGACCCGCCGCATCTCCAGCGGCCAGCACGTCGTCGTATTTGGGATGCCTCAAGTCTTGCGGACTCCTTACATCTATCCAGTTCTTGCCGAGGCCCGCCTCCTCGACGAATTTAGGCGCCCTATTGGGCTCCAATAGGGCCAGAATATCGTATTTATAACGCTCCCCAGATTTAGTAACAACCTCGTTCGCCCCAATCTCAACTATCTCTTGGTTAAGCACGAGGTCGATGCCCAACTTAGAATACAACTGGCCCACTACGTCCGCTATCACCGGCGGCTGGGTCTTGTCGTTAGCGTCTATATGTACAATTTTGAACTTGCCCCGCACGCCTCTACTACGTAACGCAGTGTCTATCAATAAGGCGGTCTCGGTAGGCGCTGGCGCACATCGATACGGCGCCTTGGGCGCGTACACTACCACATTGCCCCCCTCGGCGCTCCAGACCTTGCTCTTCAATAGATGCACCCTGCCGGGATCATATACGTTCAAGACGTTATGCCTGTACCTCTCATAGCCAGTTATGTTGGAGCCGTCCAACACGACGCCAGGCGCCAACAACAGATAGTCGTAGCTAAGCTCGCCAGTCCCGCCATTAGAGACATACCCGCCTACATACCTTACCTTTCTGTTTTCTGGGTCTATCGAGAAGACCGTGCCCACCACAAGTTTGAAATTCCTCCTAGCGGCCTCCTCATAGCCCCTCACTATTCTGTCTAGCGACTGTTCGTTTGTGAGCAGTAGAGGCCTACTGGGCCCAGAGACGTAGTGGGGGTTTTGGGTTATCACAGTTATCTCCGCATCTATCTTGCCCTCCAATAGGGTCTTAACTGCGGCCATTCCAGCAATCCCGCCGCCAACCACGACTACCTTCTTCATAAAACCAGCTTCAAATTCCATTTTTAAAGATTTTCGATTATTATAGATAAAAATCAAAAAATAATATCTTAATAATAAAATAGTAAATAATTATTAAATATAATTTTATATTACTAAAAATTTAATATTTTATTTATTAGAAAAGAAGTCTCAGCACCTATCTCTGTCGCGAGCCCGGCGTAATGTACATCGCCAGGCGGCGCCGCGACCAATATGGCGTCTGATGTAGTGCCCAGAGCAGGCCTCCCGCCGCACAGTCTGCGGGACGTCAAGACGGCCGCTTTGGCTTCGGCGGCCGTCCTAAATAGGTCTAAAAGCCCCCTACGGGACAGGGCCCTTTTCGACACCACCAATAGGTTTATTGTACCGCCTCTGGCGGGCGCCACGTCGCCTATACATGCAGGATTGCTCAGACCTACCGTGGCGTATATAGTTACTTGTGTCCCCTCGACGCGCCTTATGTTTACTAGATCGATTGCCGTGAAGAACACGGCGGCCTTCCCAAGGAGCCCTAAGCCCTCCAGGAGGCTGTAGGCGTAGGACTCGAAGTCCTCGATATATTTATCTACTTGTTTGAAGACCACATATTCTATCTCGGCGAAGTCGCCACCGAACACTACATTGCCCAAGGCTGTCAGACGGGCCCCTAGGCTTAACACTAAGAGCGTCAAGGCCCGGCCGCCGAGACCATATCACCAATCGAGCCCCCTAACGCCCACCACGCCTCTAGAGTAGTAGTGCTTCACGGCCCTAATTTCGGATACTAAATCTGCTCGTTCCAGCTCGCCGAAATAATAATTGCCGGTGACCACCACATGGGGCTTGAGTCCCACCAGCCTCCTGAATTCATCAGGTCTAATGAAGCCCTGCCTCACCGCGTAGTTAAACTCGTCGAGGACCACTAAGTCGTAGTTCTGCGCCTCCGACAGCGCCTCCTCTAGGAGGTCCCGAGGGCTCTTGTGGTCTTCTAGATACAACGCACGTATTCCCAGACGTCTCAACGCCTTGTATTCACCAGTATAGTCGTTGAGGTATCTAGGAGTCTTCATCATAAATACGGCGAGCACCTTCATGTCGTGACCCCACGCCCTCAACAACAGCCCTAAGGCCGCCGTGGTCTTGCCCTTCCCGTCGCCAGTATATACGAGTATCATAGTGAGGTCTCGTCCGGTCTATAAGTCTATAGAGGGTCACATCTGAGAGGTCTCACCTTAGACAGATCCTCTATATCGACTTCGATGTGTTGCAACTCCGAGACGTGCCTCCCGCCGTAATAATGACGCGTCGCCCTCACGCCGAGCCTCAAGCCACGAGAGGCAGCCGATACAACATAGAGTTTAGATACGTCCAGGCCCCCCGATTTGACGTCCACACGGGAGTAGTCCATGGGGACCACAGGCGCGGGGAGTCCGCGCTCCATCAACGCGCGGAGCCTATGGTGGCCATCTAGAACTGTACATGTCCAAGCATCCACTACTATAGGCTTAACCCTCTGCCCCAACGTCAAGGCAGTCTCCACGTCTTCGTGGGGCAGAAGCGAACTGGGGTCCACCACTATGGGGTACGTCGGCCCCTCACGGCCTAG
This region includes:
- a CDS encoding MTH1187 family thiamine-binding protein; amino-acid sequence: MAKMVVSLSVTPLGTGSTHLSAYVRAATEVLREMGIKYRTGAGFTDIELDDYSTLAEILKKIEEKLTAMGVRRVDFIIKIDRRMDEELSIEGKISKVERRP
- a CDS encoding cob(I)yrinic acid a,c-diamide adenosyltransferase, coding for MILVYTGDGKGKTTAALGLLLRAWGHDMKVLAVFMMKTPRYLNDYTGEYKALRRLGIRALYLEDHKSPRDLLEEALSEAQNYDLVVLDEFNYAVRQGFIRPDEFRRLVGLKPHVVVTGNYYFGELERADLVSEIRAVKHYYSRGVVGVRGLDW
- a CDS encoding FAD/NAD(P)-binding oxidoreductase; the encoded protein is MKKVVVVGGGIAGMAAVKTLLEGKIDAEITVITQNPHYVSGPSRPLLLTNEQSLDRIVRGYEEAARRNFKLVVGTVFSIDPENRKVRYVGGYVSNGGTGELSYDYLLLAPGVVLDGSNITGYERYRHNVLNVYDPGRVHLLKSKVWSAEGGNVVVYAPKAPYRCAPAPTETALLIDTALRSRGVRGKFKIVHIDANDKTQPPVIADVVGQLYSKLGIDLVLNQEIVEIGANEVVTKSGERYKYDILALLEPNRAPKFVEEAGLGKNWIDVRSPQDLRHPKYDDVLAAGDAAGLPFPKNQEIAFESALFAANKILEMEGLPYRASVQYAFVGWAYVGNPEGRLETLSVRFGLDFTSQPPKPTKDPEPKRDYTLAKDNWEQSYLANLFGYK
- the cobS gene encoding adenosylcobinamide-GDP ribazoletransferase; translated protein: MRCLKSLIAFFTVVPAKADLDFSCAWALPYVVAPIVGGISALAFTAMGPLVSYLILLLLTGLNHLDGLADTADALMVRDREKARAVLEDPRRGTAGIFAVVASVLLSTAYLKSPWQLLLGEIFSKSLVVLLAGFSRPFKEGLGSSFIRSSAGKWPLVLPALAITILLYPSALLALFSSFLLYYIAYKHLGGANGDVLGYLLEISRTAFLVFTGAFRLSIFFPLY
- a CDS encoding adenosylcobinamide amidohydrolase translates to MLSLGARLTALGNVVFGGDFAEIEYVVFKQVDKYIEDFESYAYSLLEGLGLLGKAAVFFTAIDLVNIRRVEGTQVTIYATVGLSNPACIGDVAPARGGTINLLVVSKRALSRRGLLDLFRTAAEAKAAVLTSRRLCGGRPALGTTSDAILVAAPPGDVHYAGLATEIGAETSFLINKILNF
- a CDS encoding DUF2258 domain-containing protein, coding for MSWKPVENIERDLEKAEEQSALYGGVLVKGGNVVEIRTGVIVAARYADKLRRATFAAFKNMVKQEEILRAVAELNKALYEKLTKMGVGKLDIIRISVEAKVEGGKLSFGEPIVEWFVSNTKLVELQNELKECRSTIQELRQRLEELLNAIR
- a CDS encoding histidinol-phosphate transaminase, which encodes MHGGTSWAEREVLDFSDNLNPLGPPQRLIELIREAVERKVYLKFPANLAEEVLSEYEGVNVTLFNGATEALEVALSSLRPKRLLLPWPTYSDYVRIARAFGLEVVRGELGELVRRAEPRDVLILCNPNNPTGALFRRDQVLELNRALSLRGASLIVDESFLDFVEEESAAPDVLVVKSYGKILAVPGLRLGAILGDIDPDLKPPWRVNSIADYAVYHIGSEALRGHRAATREYVSAESPRVQDALSKCVDVFKSPLHFFIIRGRTDVVKIRPLDDLGLAGLSRVSIKGREENDILIKALCVASNR